The Corvus hawaiiensis isolate bCorHaw1 chromosome 29, bCorHaw1.pri.cur, whole genome shotgun sequence region CAAACTCCTGGACAGTGGGTGAGGGGTGGGCGTGGGTGTCCCCTGCTCTGTGGGCATAGAGCTCAGGGTGCTGGCAGGAACGGCAGCTGGGCAGGAAAGTGGCCCTTGGGACAGCAGGATGGCCTTGGGGacagccctgagcagcagctgcagggacaggctgtGATGGACGAGGCCAAGGCTCTGCTGGGGCAACCACCAGACTCCCGCCTGGGCACGGGCACACACgtggctgcacacacacacacgtacacacacacacgtagacacacacacatgtacacacacacctgctctggggctgcaggactccccagccccggcccaTAGCAGCAAAGCAGGTGGCAGCAGCGGGCACACGCGTGTGTGACACACGGCAGAGGCAGGTGTGCATGCGCCATTcggggagcaggaacaggacgTGCACTGGAACTGGGAGGGTAAgcgtgtgagtgtgtgtgtgtgcagggcagtgccagctctgtgtgtgtgtgtgtgcagggcagtgccagctctgtgtgtgtgtgtgagtgtgtgtctgtgtgagtgtgtgtgtgtgtgtgtgtctgtgtgagtgtgtgtgtgtgagtgtgcagggcagtgccagctctgcgtgtgtgtgtgagtgtgtgtgtgtgtgtgcagggcagtgccagctctgtgtgtgtgtgtgagtgtgtgtctgtgtgagtgtgtgtgtgtgtgtgtgtctgtgtgagtgtgtgtgtgtgagtgtgcagggcagtgccagctctgcgtgtgtgtgtgagtgtgtgtgtgtgtgcagggcagtgccagctctgtgtgtgtgtgtgagtgtgtgtgcagggcagtgccagctctgtgtgtgtgtgtgtgtgtgtgtctgtgtgagtgtgtgtgtgtgagtgtgcagggcagtgccagctctgtgtgagtgtgtgtgtgagtgtgtgtgtgtgagtgtgcagggcagtgccagttctgtgtgtgagtgtgtgtgtgtgtgtgtgcagggcagtgccagttctgtgtgtgagtgtgtgcagggcagtgccagttctgtgtgtgagtgtgagtgtgtgtgtgtgcagggcagtgccagctctgtgtgtgtgtgtgagtgtgtgtctgtgtgagtgtgtgtgtgtgagtgtgcagggcagtgccagctctgtgtgtgtgtgtgagtgtgtgtgtgtgtctgtgtgagtgtgtgtgtgtgtgcagggcagtgccagctctgtgtgtgtgtgtgtgtgtgtgtgtgtgtctgtgtgagtgtgtgtgtgtgtgtgtgcagggcagtgccagctctgtgtgtgtgtgtgtgtgtgtgtgtgtgtgagtgtgcagggcagtgccagctctgtgtgtgtgtgtgagtgtgtgtctgtgtgtgtgtgtgtgtgtgtgtgtgtgtctgtgtgagtgtgtgtgtgtgtgcagggcagtgccagctctgtgtgtgtgtgtgtgtgtgtgtgtgtgtctgtgtgagtgtgtgtgtgtgtgtgtgcagggcagtgccagctctgtgtgtgtgtgtgtgtgtgtgtgtgtgagtgtgcagggcagtgccagctctgtgtgtgtgtgtgagtgtgtgtctgtgtgtgtgtgtgtgtgtgtgtgtgtgtctgtgtgagtgtgtgtgtgtgtgtgtgcagggcagtgccagctctgtgtgtgtgtgtgagtgtgtgtctgtgtgagtgtgtgtgtgtgtgtgtgtctgtgtgagtgtgtgtgtgtctgtgtgagtgtgtgtgtgtgagtgtgcagggcagtgccagttctgtgtgtgagtgtgtgtgtgtgtgtgagtgtgcagggcagtgccagctctgtgtgagtgtgtgtgtgtgtgagtgtgtgtgtgtgtgcagggcagtgccagctctgtgtgtgtgtgtctgtgtgagtgtgtgtgtgtctgtgtgagtgtgtgtgtgtgagtgtgcagggcagtgccagttctgtgtgtgagtgtgtgtgtgtgtgtgtgtgtgcagggcagtgccagctctgtgtgtgtgagtgtgtgtgtgtgagtgtgcagggcagtgccagttctgtgtgtgagtgtgtgtgtgtgtgtgtgtgtgcagggcagtgccagctctgtgtgtgtgagtgtgtgtgtgtgtgtgtgcagggcagtgccagctctgtgtgtgtgagtgtgtgtgtgtgagtgtgcagggcagtgccagctctgtgtgtgtgtgtgtgcagggcagtgccagttctgtgtgtgagtgtgtgtgtgtgtgtgtgtgtgtgcagagcagtgccagctctgtgtgtgagtgtgtgtctgtgtgtgtgtgtgagcacgGGTGCAGACGCGGGTATGTGCACACGTGTATGCATGGCTTTGTACGTGTGTGTACACCTGTGTCCCggtgtccgtgtgtccccgCGTCCGTGTCTCCCCCTGTCTGCGTATCCTCCTGTTGCCGTGTTCATGTCCCCGTGTCTGTGTATCCCCGTCCCCGTGACCCCGTGTCCGTGTATCCCCCCTCTGTGTGTTCACGTCTCTCATGTCGCCATGTCCCTGTATGCCACCATCCCCGTGTCCGTGACGCCCACGTGGCCCCGTCCCCCCATTCCCGTGTCCGTGACACCCCCGTgcccccatccccgtccccgtGTCCGTGACACCCCTGTGCCCCCATCTCCCCATTCCCGTGCCCGTGACACCCACgtgcccccatccccatccccccaTCCCCGTGCCCGTGACACCCCCGTGCCCCCATCCCCGTGCCAGTGAAACCCCCGTGCCCCCATCCCCGTGCCCCCGTCCCCCCATTCCCGTGCTCGTGACACCCCCGTGCCCCCATCCCCGTGCCCCCATCCCCGTGCCCCCATCCCCGTGCCCGTGACACCCCCGTGCCCCCATTCCCGTGCCAGTGACACCCCCCTgcccccatccccgtccccccATTCCCGTGCCCCCATCCCCGTGCCCGTGACACCCCCGTGCCCCCATTCCCGTGCCCCCATTCCCGTGCCAGTGACACCCCCGTGCCCCCATCCCCGTGCCCGTGACACCCCCGTGCCCCCATCCCCGTGCCCCCATTCCCGTGCCCGTGACAACCCCGTGCCCCCATCCCCGTGCCCCCATCCCCGTGCCCGTGACACCCCCGTGCCCCCATTCCCGTGCCAGTGACACCCCCCTGCCCCCATCCCCGTGCCCCCATTCCCGTGCCCCCATCCCCGTGCCCGTGACACCCCCGTGCCCCCATCCCCGTGCCCCCATTCCCGTGCCCGTGACAACCCCGTGCCCCCATCCCCGTGCCCCCATCCCCGTGCCCGTGACACCCCCGTGCCCCCATTCCCGTGCCAGTGACACCCCCCTGCCCCCATCCCCGTGCCCCCATTCCCGTGCCCCCATCCCCGTGCCCGTGACACCCCCCTGCCCCCATCCCCGTGCCCCCATCCCCGTGCCCCCATCCCCGTGCCCGTGACACCCCCGTGCCCCCATTCCCGTGCCAGTGACACCCCCCTGCCCCCATCCCCGTGCCCCCATTCCCGTGCCCCCATTCCCGTGCCAGTGACACCCCCGTGCCCCCATCCCCGTGCCCCCATCCCCCCGTGCCTCCATCCCCCCgtgccccgcccccgccgcgctctcggccccgcccctcgcGCATGCGCACGGCCCCTTCCCGGCGCCCGGCCGTGCCCCGCCCCGCCTCGTGCTGCGCTtcccgggacccccgggacaCAACGGGACCCCCGAGACCCTCCGGGATCCCCCGGATCCGCCGGACCATGAGCGTGCCGGGCCCGCCGGGCCGCGGGATGCTGTTCGCCGAGACCCAGCTGAGGCGGCACGGCTGGCGCCGAGGTGGGGCCGGACGGGGGTCCCCGGACCGCGGTCCCCGGCCTGTCCCGCCCCACCTTGGCCTTCCCTGAGCGCCCCCGGCTGCCCCCCAAGCCCCGGCTCCCCCAGACTCCTATCCCCTCCCAACCCCCGGCTCCCCCAGACTCCTATCCCCTCCCAAGCCCCGGCTCCCCCTTCCAGGCCCCGTGTCCCTCCGTGTTTCCCCCCAAGCCCCGTCTTCCCCCACCAGCCCCCAGGTCCCCAGCCCAGGCCTCAGTGGTCTCCAgagcccggcccccgcccccgtCCCTCTGCAGGACCCTCTGGTCTGGACCTCGCCCCCGGCCCTCGGGGTCCTGCAGCACCCGcagcccccggtgccccccggcCGTGCGGGGGTGACGGGTGCCTGGTccgcagggcaggggctgggccgGCGGGAGGACGGCATCGCCGAGGCCATCCGGGTGAAGGTGAAGTGCGACACGGCGGGGGTGAGTGCCGATCCCAGCCCGGGCCTGGCCCGCTGCCCGCTGCCCACCGCAGCCATTCCGGCGGCTCCTCTGCACCCCGCAGGTGGGACACGACGCAGCGGAGCCCTTCACCTTCCACTGGTGGGACCACGTCTTCAACGAGGCGGCTGCCAACATCGCTGTGGAGGCCGGGCAGGTaggagggctggggggacacagtGGCAGTACAGGAGCCAccgaagggaccccaacaacccttccctgccttcaaccccatccctgtccaACCGGGGTGCCCCCgccaccccccagcccctgtcACCAAGCAGCACCGTGCGCAGGGACTGTGGTGGTggagaggtgctgctggaggggcaAAGCCTCTTGGACCGATCATTCCCAAGCCCTTTGCCTTTTCTCGCCCAGGATGGCATCTCTGTGAAGGCGCTTTcagagcagggaggcaggatCAGCAATAAGAAGCCGCGCAAGGCTGGCAACAGTGGGAGCCTGCTGTACGGCCGCTTCGTGAAGGTAACTGGCCCCAGGAGCTTGGGGGCTGCATGGCCCCCAGCCCATTGCTGCTGTGGCCTCCAGAGCCCTGTTTTCCTTGTTCCCCCTTCTCACAGTCCCTCTGTGCTACAGTCAGCCACGCTCACAGCCTGTGGGGAGGAGTCCGTGACACTGCCCGCCAGCTCTGAgagcagtgaggaggaggagaagctggaCCTCTCTTCGGTCAGGAGGTGAGGCTGGGCCCCATCCCTTGATGGGGAGAGACGAGGGCTGCGAGGTGGAGCCCTGCTCCAGACCGTGTTCCCCCAACACGGATGCTGGGGGTGACACATGCTGTCTGTGTCCCGCAGGCTGACGGACGAGGAGCTGGTGCAGGCGTGTGGGGGCCGCACGGCGCACAAGTGAGTGGCTGGTGGGTTGCACGGCTGGGCTGTCCCCTCCTTGCAGGGGCTGTtgagcaggctgggctggggaacaCGTTCCCTGCTGGGGAGGTGCCATTCCTCACTGCCTGCGGTCATTGCAGGGGTGCCCGTCACGGCCTGACCATGAGTGCCAAGCTGGCACGCTTGGAGGAGCAGGAACGAGCCTTCCTGGCCACATACCGGCAAAGGGAGCGGCAGCAGGAGCCCCcagagagcagccagggcaaaaagaagaaaaggaaacagtcCAGGGATGGAGCCAACCCCAAGGtgccacagagccaggagccaaACAGAGAACAGGAGGAGGtgttggaagaagaaaaggtggtgaagatgaagaaaaagaaccaggggcaaagcagagaagaggagctgacaggagaggaggaggtcatgaggaagaagaagaagaagaaggtcacAGAGCATTGTGGAGAAGAGGTatcaggagaggaggagaaggtcatgaagaggaagaagaaaaagaagccagAGCTAAGCACAGAAGAGGACGTGGTagaaggggagggaaaggctgcaaagaggaggaagaagaagaagaagaagcagcaggaagaggaggacaaAGAAGAGTTGGCTGAGACAGACATACCTCTAGAAGACACAGATGAGCCAAACTTGGGACACAGCCCtacaaagaagaggaagaagaggaagaggaaggaggagccAGAGTGAGCAAGTAACATGGCTGCtatgctgtgcagctgccagtCCCACCTGGCTGTAAGGGTCCTGAtcctggtgctggtgggtgccCAGGGGTGCTCTGAGCTCATTCCAGATGGAGCCCAGCACTGTGGGCATGCTGGGCTAGGATAGGTTGGTCTGGAGCTGGATCAAGCTTTACTTCACCACCTGAACCTTCAGGGGTGACCCTGGTTCCCCCCAGGCTCTGCGGCAGGGACCCATTTGCTGTGGGCCTGTCAGACCCTGCAGAGtactgaaatactttttcaaGGGCATGAATAAATCTTTATTGTAATCAGACTATCCTGAAGTGTGAGTGGTGCTGTgagtggcagagccctggatcCCAGGTCACCTTTACACCTGTAGCACTTGGATTAGGCAgcaaccccaaaccccctgcaGCCCTCACCACTCCCACCTCCTGGGCCTTCTGTCTGCAGTGACCTTTGATCCTGCTGGGTCACGCTGAAGCCCGGTGAGGTGCTGAGCACCCTCCTAGCAGAGGCTTGGGCAGAATTTGGCCCTGGTGTGCAGTGCTGAAGCCAAGCctggcccccccagcccctctggccCCAGCTCTAGGTCAGCTGCAGGACGCAGTCCGTGCTGGGGTACGCCGGCAGGTTTAGAGCGTATTTCTCCTGGAGCGCAGGGGGCACAAACCTGCCCCCAAGGAAGTGGTACCGGCCGGTGAAATGCATCGCCGCCTTCTTGGGCGCCGTGAGGGAGATGAGCATGTCGGGCTGGAGGCCATCtgccttccccttctccacgTCCCAGCCTGCAACGAGCCCCgtggccaggctggagctgggaccACCCTGGCTGGGCACCTTCCTCCGGCAGGTGCAGCCAGTACTCACCTGAGGGGATGTCAATGCTGGCGATGGGCACCGTGACGCGCTCGAGggtgctgaggatgctgccaaaGGGCTCCCGCACCGCTCCCTTGAAGCTGAAGCCAAAAATCGCATCCACCACCAGGCCGTAGAGCTCGTCGATGAACGCAGCCTGtggcaggcacagcagcaggtgAAGGGCAGTCCCAGACACAGCTCCAGGGGCAGGCGCTCCCAAGCTGGGGGCTGCTCACCTCACTTGGGAACTCGGGGAGGAAGGGAATATCCATCTTCTTGCACTGGGTAGTCAAACCTTCAAAGAGCGGCTTGCTGGGGCGCTTGGGGTAATACACGGTTGGCTGGTAGCCCTGCAAGCGCAGAAGGGACCTGAACTAATCCCActctggcaccagcagcagccagaggagtGGAACCCTGGAGCCCATAGGGGTGCACAGGGACCCTGCGGCTGCCTGTGCAAGACTCACAAACATCTTCAGGTGCCGGGCGCAGACCAGCCCATCACCGCCGTTGTTCCCTGGCCCGCAGACCACCAGCACAGTGGGCTGGCTCGTGGTGAAGGAGCTGGGTGGGTAGGCCTGATGGAGGGTAAGAGGCACAGGGTTATGATGGGGAAGTGAGCCCACGCCATGGGGCCAGGATTCCTCCAGACCCCCACCTTGGGACTGGCATGCCCATGGGACTGGGACCACTCCCAGGATCACCATCTGCCTTGCTGGTGCCCACCTTGGTGGTAGCACAGTGTGGTACACAATGCTAGCACCTCCCAGAACTCTCCCTTGCCCCCTGGGGTCCCACTTGTCGATGGTGGTGATAGCACTCAGCCCATAGTGCTGCGAGTGAACTCTCCCCCAGGACCCCTACCCACCTCCCGGGCACCCACCCTGGCAGTGGCACAGCTCAGGCCACGGTATCAGGACCCCACATTGCTGTTGGCAGTGGTGCAGCTCAGCCCACAGTGCCAGGACCCCCTTCTGGCCCCCAGGACCCCCACCTTGGCAATGGCAgtggcacagctcagccccgCCAGCTCCATCAGCTGGTCCACGCTGAACTTGTACTCAGTGAAGAGCTCCTGGTCGATGGCCTGggcctcctcctgcctggggtGGGAGATGGCACCTCTGGGTACCGCAAAACCCGTCcaggcccagcctgggggctgcTATGATCCCCTCGACTTAGCATGAAccgggggggacacacacagtCTAGCTGAGCCCCCGTGTACATCTGCTCCCCAACCCCATGTCCTGCCCGACCCCTCGCACCCCTCAGCCCGCCCGGATCCCGTCCTGCCCGCCCGCACCCCCGCCCCGTGCCGCCTCCACCCCCCGAGCACCCCCCGcctcctctcccacctccctccttccctcggCCCTACCCCAGGAAGCGGAGCCCCGTCGGGCCGGACCCCGCGCTGGGGACGTGCATGGCGCGGCGGGGaaggcaccggcaccggcaccgctcccggtcccagccccagccccagccccagccccagccccggcaccgcccgcccgcccgcgccgccgccaccagcagccccagccccagcagtgcgCGGGGGCTCGGCATGCGGCGGGCACGGCCCGGTACGGCTCGATACGGCTCGGTACGGCCCGATATGGCCCGGTACGGCCCGGTACGGCCCCGACCGGCACCCAGCGCTCCACGGAGcaggcgcggggccgccccggggcGGAGCGCCCTTCAccgcgcggcggggccggggcggagcCGCGCAGAGGCCGCGGTGCCTCCGGGCCCCGCCAGCCCCTTCATTTCCTCCTCGGGACCGCGACGTGCAAAGGATGGCGGAAACGGAGCGGGGTCAAAACCGTGTTAGCTCAACGCCCCCCCCCTCCGGTTTGGGCCTGCACAGGCTCCCCGAGAAACGGCGTTTCCCCGGTGTCCTCCTGGTCACACGAGGCTGCAGAGGAGGGACAGAGTCCTGGTCCCCGTGCGAGGTCCCCGgcgggagcagcagccagcagcagtggcaaTGGGGTCATCGTCGAGGCTGCGAGGTCATGGAAGCATCACGGGGAGTGAGGGTGTCCAGCAGGATGCAAAATGGAATAATCAAATTATGGAATCACAGACTGttctgggtgggaagggatcttaaagcccatctcgtCCCACCCTTCTGCCatagcagggacaccttccactatcccaggttgctccaagccttgtccaacctggccttgaacacttccaggggtggggcagccacagcttctctgggcaacctgtgccagggcatcctccccatcctcacagccaagaattccttcccaatatcccatctaaccctgccctctggcagtgagaggccatttctccttgtcctgtcactccaggcccttgtccaaagtccctctctaGCTCTGTTGGAGCCCCTTTAAGCACTGGAAGGCAGGAGTGGGCAGGAGGTTCATACCAGGGTCCTGGAAACCACCCTGCCTCATCCATAGGGTGTGGTTTTGATGTTGGCTACAAGGTGCCAAAATCCCCAGCCCCTGTGACTTCAGAGTTGGGGCTGTGTCCATTCCAAGAAAAAGGAGTGTCCCAAGCCCTGCTGGGGTCTCCACCCATGAACCCTCCCCTCAGAGGACACTCTGGAGCCCAAACCTCCCATCCGCTCCTTTGCCCACTCCCCCAAGGCATCACCTACCACTCTGGAGCCCTTGGATGGAGGGTTTGGTGGTTTTGATGCCCTGAGGAATGCAGTGTGAGACCCACAGGCCTGGGCTCGCTGGGGAAGCCAAGCTCTGGTTGTGTGTGGTACTTACGTAGCCGGGGGCCAGCATGGGGCGGCTTGGCTGGGTGCAGGGGGCTGGTGGTCCTCTTACTGAGAGACAAGTGAACCTCATGTGGGGGTTCTGGACAGCATCTCTGACAAACTCTCCCCATCACATCGTGATTGAACCCTCCCTAGGATCTAGCTGGAATGACCCCAAACGTGCTACCCAGAATTACGTATCTTTAAAAATCTCTGCATTTTCACCATTAAACAGGAGAAGTCACTTGTGCTGAAGAGGTATTTGGGTGCCAGGGGCTGTACTGACGTGCCTTCCCCTTGCTCACCCACCTGTTAACCTTGGGCTCACTGTGATaccctggagctgagctgggaccATCATCATCCTCCCCAGAGGTGCCCAGGAGGCCATGTGGGTTGCAGGGCTCCAGTGTGAGACCACCAGTTGGGGCCACTCCTGTGCCTCCAGGAAGGAAGGATAAAGAGGCAAGAACACAGTATCAGACTGTGCCAAAGCCTCAGCTCTGTCAGGAATTGCCTGGATGGCTCAACCCCACGTTTAGTTTGCACCCTCTCACCTGAATGCCTGGGACGTGCTCCTGGCATACACATGAGCAGCTCGTCCGCAGCCTGGGCTTTCCCCCTGAAGGACATGgagtgaaggaaggaaggctTGTCTCCTGCATGATGCTGGAAACTCATtccagaggaaggagagagacaaTGGCAGCTTTCCTACTCACACCTCGCTCCCCTGGAGCCGTGTCCTGCTGGCACGGGGCAGTGTGGAGCAAAactgcagctggctgggctCCTGATGGGATTAACACGTGTGTCCCTCTGCCCAGCAAACCCAGGCACCTCTTGCCACAACCCCTGTTGGGGTCCCAGTTCCCAGCCCCCGAGTGTCCGATGCCTTGGGTGATGCTCaccagggctggggtgggtgccCAGCCCCCCTGGTAAGAGAGGTGGCTAAGGCGGAGTCGGCGCTGGATGGCATCCGTGAGCTTGTgcactgttgcagtggggatcctgcaacacgcatatatcaaaccaggagtcccgtggaaaggaaatatatatggacagacagattcttgatagctgtttcagagatgtttatttctccagccgcatggccggagctctgccgaggaactgttccagtcacgggaccaagggtccttctgcccgcgcagggaacacaaaccaaccaatgggaacgaggctgagcaggggcagggaagccccgtgtctgtgccctcagggcccctctcccagggctacgcggcgggggagggaccccaacacctcacccgttttattttaataaaaggagaatgaaaacaactggataaacataacaagaacagtttcaaaacaaaacaagccaccctcctgagtctttaaatgtccaaacagattctctggaacatcttagggctgacagaagggagacagaattctctgagcatgctttgtggggaaactgaggcaggagagggtttaacttcttccctcccccttttcatcccccactcggcattggaaagggatttttggggaaacaattggcaaaagcatggttttgtgagggaaaccatggatgaaaaaacggattgggaatacactgggggtaataggacatagggtaaaagggaaaggtgggattaggaaaggga contains the following coding sequences:
- the NAXE gene encoding NAD(P)H-hydrate epimerase; the protein is MPSPRALLGLGLLVAAARAGGRCRGWGWGWGWGWDRERCRCRCLPRRAMHVPSAGSGPTGLRFLGQEEAQAIDQELFTEYKFSVDQLMELAGLSCATAIAKAYPPSSFTTSQPTVLVVCGPGNNGGDGLVCARHLKMFGYQPTVYYPKRPSKPLFEGLTTQCKKMDIPFLPEFPSEAAFIDELYGLVVDAIFGFSFKGAVREPFGSILSTLERVTVPIASIDIPSGWDVEKGKADGLQPDMLISLTAPKKAAMHFTGRYHFLGGRFVPPALQEKYALNLPAYPSTDCVLQLT
- the GPATCH4 gene encoding G patch domain-containing protein 4; this encodes MSVPGPPGRGMLFAETQLRRHGWRRGQGLGRREDGIAEAIRVKVKCDTAGVGHDAAEPFTFHWWDHVFNEAAANIAVEAGQDGISVKALSEQGGRISNKKPRKAGNSGSLLYGRFVKSATLTACGEESVTLPASSESSEEEEKLDLSSVRRLTDEELVQACGGRTAHKGARHGLTMSAKLARLEEQERAFLATYRQRERQQEPPESSQGKKKKRKQSRDGANPKVPQSQEPNREQEEVLEEEKVVKMKKKNQGQSREEELTGEEEVMRKKKKKKVTEHCGEEVSGEEEKVMKRKKKKKPELSTEEDVVEGEGKAAKRRKKKKKKQQEEEDKEELAETDIPLEDTDEPNLGHSPTKKRKKRKRKEEPE